One Vitis riparia cultivar Riparia Gloire de Montpellier isolate 1030 chromosome 4, EGFV_Vit.rip_1.0, whole genome shotgun sequence genomic window carries:
- the LOC117912348 gene encoding protein XRI1-like isoform X2 — protein MAYHTSLFSHCQSSMDLESFGVTDSVMELPFFFDTTSRSGYLEDAIADWKYGFEQQQVLPHSPDRMNSHNLGDQVDPLLNFTSMAAYSSLSETNAGGAEQEAIHSCAKSSLQKGAMSKSSHGIASSFPKKKIAYPFDVVKPGGVEGDVTLKDINHRILMRPKRPIPHPVGDYAAHPCASPASGFGISGKSVVALTKIHTQGGGTITIVRTKS, from the exons ATGGCATATCACACCAGTTTGTTTTCTCACTGCCAAAGCTCCATGGATCTTGAAAGCTTTGGAGTTACTGATTCAG TAATGGAGTTGCCCTTCTTTTTCGACACCACATCTAGAAGTGGGTACCTTGAAGATGCCATTGCTGACTGGAAATATGGTTTCGAGCAGCAACAAGTGCTGCCTCACTCTCCTGATCGAATG AATAGCCACAATTTGGGGGATCAAGTAGACCCACTTCTGAATTTTACCTCTATGGCAGCCTATTCTAGTCTTTCAG AAACCAATGCTGGAGGTGCAGAACAAGAAGCCATTCACTCTTGTGCGAAGTCTTCTTTACAGAAGGGTGCCATGTCTAAAAGTTCACACGGCATAGCTTCCTCATTTCCGA AGAAGAAGATAGCTTATCCATTTGATGTAGTGAAGCCTGGAGGAGTTGAAGGAGATGTAACCCTAAAAGATATAAATCATCGAATACTCATGCGACCAAAAAGGCCCATTCCACATCCGGTGGGTGACTATGCAGCTCATCCCTGTGCTTCTCCTGCCAGTGGTTTCGGTATCTCTGGAAAATCAGTAGTGGCCCTCACTAAAATTCACACACAGGGAGGAGGCACCATCACTATTGTCAGGACGAAGAGCTAA
- the LOC117912348 gene encoding uncharacterized protein LOC117912348 isoform X1, with amino-acid sequence MAYHTSLFSHCQSSMDLESFGVTDSVMELPFFFDTTSRSGYLEDAIADWKYGFEQQQVLPHSPDRMNSHNLGDQVDPLLNFTSMAAYSSLSETNAGGAEQEAIHSCAKSSLQKGAMSKSSHGIASSFPSILFTKNCSLKKKIAYPFDVVKPGGVEGDVTLKDINHRILMRPKRPIPHPVGDYAAHPCASPASGFGISGKSVVALTKIHTQGGGTITIVRTKS; translated from the exons ATGGCATATCACACCAGTTTGTTTTCTCACTGCCAAAGCTCCATGGATCTTGAAAGCTTTGGAGTTACTGATTCAG TAATGGAGTTGCCCTTCTTTTTCGACACCACATCTAGAAGTGGGTACCTTGAAGATGCCATTGCTGACTGGAAATATGGTTTCGAGCAGCAACAAGTGCTGCCTCACTCTCCTGATCGAATG AATAGCCACAATTTGGGGGATCAAGTAGACCCACTTCTGAATTTTACCTCTATGGCAGCCTATTCTAGTCTTTCAG AAACCAATGCTGGAGGTGCAGAACAAGAAGCCATTCACTCTTGTGCGAAGTCTTCTTTACAGAAGGGTGCCATGTCTAAAAGTTCACACGGCATAGCTTCCTCATTTCCGAGTATTCTTTTTACTAAGAACTGCTCTCTCA AGAAGAAGATAGCTTATCCATTTGATGTAGTGAAGCCTGGAGGAGTTGAAGGAGATGTAACCCTAAAAGATATAAATCATCGAATACTCATGCGACCAAAAAGGCCCATTCCACATCCGGTGGGTGACTATGCAGCTCATCCCTGTGCTTCTCCTGCCAGTGGTTTCGGTATCTCTGGAAAATCAGTAGTGGCCCTCACTAAAATTCACACACAGGGAGGAGGCACCATCACTATTGTCAGGACGAAGAGCTAA